A genomic region of bacterium contains the following coding sequences:
- a CDS encoding ferritin-like domain-containing protein, with protein sequence MNKQMLIDRLNEDLAGELGAIIQYLTYAAKASGPFRPQLSQFFAAEIADEQLHAQFLANKIVALGGEPTTTPRPVPAAHGNREMLEAVLAAERRATKDYTQRARDAEEFGDKGLVVQLEDMVRDESGHSEETERILRDWPL encoded by the coding sequence ATGAACAAACAGATGTTGATTGACCGCTTGAATGAAGATCTGGCGGGCGAATTGGGCGCCATCATTCAGTATCTCACGTACGCCGCCAAGGCGAGCGGGCCGTTCCGGCCGCAATTGTCGCAGTTTTTTGCGGCGGAGATTGCGGATGAGCAACTGCACGCCCAATTTCTCGCCAACAAGATCGTTGCGCTCGGCGGCGAACCGACGACCACGCCGCGGCCGGTGCCGGCAGCGCATGGCAATCGCGAGATGCTGGAAGCGGTTTTGGCAGCCGAACGCCGCGCCACCAAGGATTACACCCAGCGCGCGCGTGACGCCGAAGAGTTCGGGGACAAGGGACTCGTGGTGCAGCTCGAAGATATGGTGCGGGATGAAAGCGGGCATTCCGAGGAAACCGAGCGCATTCTGCGCGACTGGCCGCTCTGA
- a CDS encoding DUF302 domain-containing protein: MSYYFVKQTRYGFEEAIARVTEALKQEGFGILTEIDVQATLKKKLDVDFRRYKILGACNPPFAHQALQAEEYIGTMLPCNVIVQEKAGGVEVAAVDPVASMAAVRNEQLGRIAGEVRRKLEQVIQNV; this comes from the coding sequence ATGAGTTACTACTTTGTCAAGCAAACGCGCTATGGCTTTGAAGAGGCGATCGCGCGGGTGACCGAAGCGCTCAAGCAGGAAGGCTTCGGCATTCTCACGGAAATTGACGTACAGGCGACTTTGAAGAAAAAGCTCGACGTCGATTTCCGCCGTTACAAGATTCTCGGCGCTTGCAACCCGCCCTTTGCGCATCAAGCGCTGCAGGCGGAAGAGTACATCGGTACGATGTTGCCGTGCAATGTCATCGTGCAGGAGAAAGCCGGCGGCGTCGAGGTGGCCGCGGTCGATCCGGTGGCTTCGATGGCTGCCGTGCGCAACGAACAGCTCGGTCGCATCGCCGGTGAAGTGCGGCGCAAGCTCGAGCAAGTCATTCAAAACGTATGA